From one Plantibacter flavus genomic stretch:
- a CDS encoding helix-turn-helix domain-containing protein: MNIERTDVVEARAAKHAALSDPTRLQMIDLLTLGDLSPTEIRVALGTPGNLLTHHLNVLEHVGMITRTTSEGDKRRSYVHLAPGWFDGLVPGAAGSASRVVFVCSANSARSQLAAALWARQSSIPVASGGTHPAERIAPGAIAAAERHQLALPSSAPSALDAVLGADDFVITVCDNAHEEIGVAGDLHWSIPDPVRVGTDAAFDAAYTELERRIADFAPRLLAA; the protein is encoded by the coding sequence ATGAACATCGAACGAACTGACGTGGTAGAAGCGCGGGCGGCGAAGCATGCCGCGCTGAGCGATCCCACGCGCCTGCAGATGATCGACCTGCTGACCTTGGGCGACCTGTCCCCGACCGAGATCCGGGTCGCGCTCGGAACGCCGGGCAATCTGCTGACCCACCACCTGAACGTGCTGGAACACGTCGGCATGATCACTCGCACGACGTCCGAAGGCGATAAGCGCCGCAGCTACGTCCACCTCGCCCCTGGCTGGTTCGACGGTCTGGTGCCCGGCGCTGCAGGCTCGGCCAGCCGTGTCGTCTTCGTGTGCTCCGCGAACTCCGCACGCTCGCAGCTCGCTGCCGCCCTCTGGGCGCGGCAGAGCAGCATCCCTGTCGCCTCCGGTGGCACTCACCCCGCCGAGCGGATCGCGCCCGGCGCGATCGCCGCCGCCGAACGGCATCAGCTCGCGCTCCCGTCGAGCGCGCCGAGCGCACTCGACGCCGTGCTGGGCGCGGACGATTTCGTCATCACGGTGTGCGACAACGCACACGAGGAGATCGGCGTCGCCGGAGATCTGCACTGGTCGATCCCCGACCCGGTGCGCGTCGGCACCGACGCCGCGTTCGACGCCGCCTACACCGAATTGGAGCGCCGCATCGCGGACTTCGCTCCCCGCCTGCTCGCCGCCTGA
- a CDS encoding sulfite oxidase-like oxidoreductase yields the protein MAVFTRGFGGRAREQDDRLPPGQFLTEDFPVLSAGPTPRIDTDEWEFQIRTETGETHRWDWAAMQALQQDDITRDIHCVTRWTKLGTSWQGVSLDTLFAEVESGYDFVMAHAYGGYTTNVPLDDLLDGKAWIATGFDGEPLAAEHGGPARLLIPHLYFWKSAKWIRGLVMQQDDEPGFWEQNGYHAYGDPWLEQRYS from the coding sequence ATGGCGGTGTTCACACGCGGTTTCGGAGGACGGGCACGGGAGCAGGACGATCGACTCCCGCCCGGGCAGTTCCTCACCGAGGACTTCCCCGTCCTGTCCGCCGGGCCCACGCCGCGGATCGACACCGATGAGTGGGAGTTCCAGATCCGGACGGAGACGGGTGAGACCCACCGTTGGGACTGGGCGGCCATGCAGGCACTCCAGCAGGACGACATCACCCGCGACATCCACTGCGTGACGCGCTGGACGAAGCTCGGCACGAGCTGGCAGGGCGTCTCCCTCGACACGCTCTTCGCCGAGGTCGAGAGCGGCTACGACTTCGTGATGGCCCACGCCTACGGCGGCTACACGACCAACGTCCCACTCGACGACCTCCTGGACGGCAAGGCCTGGATCGCCACCGGCTTCGACGGCGAGCCGCTCGCCGCGGAGCACGGCGGGCCGGCGAGGCTCCTCATCCCGCACCTCTACTTCTGGAAGAGCGCGAAGTGGATCCGCGGCCTCGTCATGCAACAGGACGACGAACCGGGGTTCTGGGAGCAGAACGGCTATCACGCCTACGGTGACCCCTGGCTCGAACAGCGGTACTCGTGA
- a CDS encoding FAD-dependent oxidoreductase: MHLAIVGGSDAGISTALRARELDPSVDVTVVVADAYPNFSICGIPYYFSREVDPWQSLAHRTHADLEATGMQLRLNTLATGIDVDDQRLTVRDERGSQSTIPYDELMVGTGASPSTAGIAGLDRLGPADGVHLLHSMGDTFALERYLDTHQPDTAIIVGAGYVGLEMAEALTVRGLEVTQLQRGPEVLSTLDTDLGSLVHDELTRHGVDVVTGTRVEHISTTRGGITVTGQQDGRAFERSADLVLVVAGVQPNTGLLTEAGATTGAAGAVVVDERMRTGLPHVWAAGDGVITHHRMLGVTYLPLGTTAHKQGRVAGENAIGGDTRFAGSLGTQVVKVFDLVAARTGLRDHEATTAGYTPYSSTAIADDHKAYYPGATPISIRITGATDSGLLLGAQLVGTRGAEIAKRVDTYATALHHGMTVGAMSDLDLSYTPPLGSPWDAVQLATQAWSRDRPGWPQEGLVSPTPAH; encoded by the coding sequence ATGCATCTCGCAATCGTCGGCGGCAGTGACGCCGGTATCTCCACCGCTCTCCGCGCCCGCGAACTCGACCCCTCCGTCGACGTGACCGTCGTCGTCGCGGACGCTTACCCGAACTTCTCCATCTGCGGCATCCCCTACTACTTCTCGCGCGAAGTGGATCCGTGGCAGTCACTCGCGCACCGCACCCATGCCGACCTCGAAGCCACCGGCATGCAGCTGCGTCTGAACACGCTCGCCACCGGCATCGACGTCGACGATCAGCGCCTCACGGTGCGCGACGAGCGGGGCTCGCAGTCGACGATCCCCTACGACGAACTCATGGTCGGTACCGGGGCATCGCCCTCCACCGCGGGCATCGCCGGCCTCGACCGACTCGGACCGGCGGACGGTGTGCACCTGTTGCACTCGATGGGCGACACCTTCGCGCTCGAGCGGTACCTCGATACACATCAACCGGACACCGCGATCATCGTCGGCGCCGGCTACGTAGGCCTGGAGATGGCCGAAGCGCTCACCGTCCGAGGCCTCGAGGTCACCCAGTTGCAGCGCGGTCCCGAGGTGCTCTCCACCCTCGACACGGACCTCGGCTCACTCGTCCACGACGAACTCACGCGGCACGGCGTCGACGTCGTGACCGGCACCCGCGTGGAGCACATCAGCACGACGAGAGGCGGAATCACGGTGACTGGCCAGCAGGACGGGCGGGCATTCGAGCGCAGCGCGGACCTCGTACTCGTCGTCGCCGGTGTTCAGCCGAACACGGGGCTGCTCACCGAGGCCGGTGCGACCACCGGCGCCGCAGGTGCGGTCGTCGTCGACGAGCGGATGCGCACCGGCCTGCCACACGTCTGGGCGGCAGGCGACGGCGTCATCACCCACCACCGAATGCTGGGCGTCACGTATCTACCGCTCGGCACGACAGCGCACAAGCAGGGCCGGGTCGCGGGTGAGAACGCGATCGGCGGCGACACCCGATTCGCGGGAAGCCTCGGCACCCAGGTCGTGAAGGTGTTCGACCTCGTCGCCGCACGCACCGGCCTGCGCGACCACGAAGCGACCACGGCCGGATACACACCGTACAGCTCCACAGCGATCGCGGATGACCACAAGGCCTACTATCCCGGGGCCACACCGATCAGCATCCGGATCACCGGCGCGACCGACTCCGGCCTGCTGCTGGGCGCCCAGCTCGTCGGCACGCGCGGCGCGGAGATCGCGAAACGTGTCGACACCTATGCCACCGCACTCCATCACGGGATGACGGTCGGCGCGATGAGCGACCTCGACCTCTCCTACACGCCGCCGCTCGGCTCGCCGTGGGATGCCGTGCAGCTGGCCACGCAGGCCTGGAGCCGCGACCGCCCCGGGTGGCCCCAGGAGGGTCTGGTTTCACCGACACCCGCTCACTAG
- a CDS encoding ArsR/SmtB family transcription factor: MPIEPPLLEADVAACCTPVTGGVLALDEAERIARTFKALGDPTRVRLLSLIAASESGEACICDLTEPVGLSQPTVSHHMRILVDAGLATREQRGRWAYFRVIADGLERASRAIRP; encoded by the coding sequence ATGCCGATCGAACCGCCGCTCCTGGAAGCCGACGTAGCCGCATGCTGCACTCCCGTCACCGGCGGAGTGCTCGCGCTCGACGAGGCTGAACGGATCGCCCGCACCTTCAAAGCGCTCGGCGACCCGACTCGCGTGCGTCTGCTGTCGCTGATCGCTGCGAGCGAGAGCGGAGAGGCGTGCATCTGCGATCTCACCGAGCCGGTCGGGCTCTCGCAGCCCACGGTCTCGCACCACATGCGGATCCTCGTCGATGCCGGACTCGCCACCCGCGAACAGCGTGGCCGATGGGCGTACTTCCGGGTCATCGCGGACGGGCTCGAACGCGCCTCCCGAGCGATCCGCCCGTGA
- a CDS encoding low molecular weight phosphatase family protein — METTKPVVLFVCQHNAGRSQLGAALLEHVASERFTAISAGLAPSHAVNPAVAATVAELGLDISDRVPRAVTPTDLDQADIVVLMKPGLALPASPRGEVLEWSFPNPDAWDVDAVRPLREAVAERIRTSLLTR; from the coding sequence ATGGAAACGACCAAGCCCGTCGTCCTGTTCGTCTGCCAGCACAATGCGGGCCGCTCCCAACTCGGTGCAGCGCTGCTCGAACACGTTGCGAGCGAGCGTTTCACCGCGATCTCAGCCGGCCTCGCTCCGTCACACGCTGTGAACCCCGCCGTCGCCGCAACCGTCGCCGAACTCGGACTCGACATCTCCGACCGTGTGCCGCGCGCCGTCACCCCCACCGACTTGGATCAGGCCGACATCGTGGTGCTCATGAAGCCCGGCCTGGCCCTTCCCGCCAGCCCGCGAGGAGAGGTCTTGGAGTGGTCGTTCCCGAACCCCGATGCCTGGGACGTCGACGCTGTGCGCCCGCTGCGGGAAGCCGTCGCCGAGCGGATTCGCACGAGCCTGCTCACCCGGTAG
- a CDS encoding ROK family transcriptional regulator codes for MNSLGVLRALLPEPLTLRELANASGLSRTAIDAIVTDLVEMGWLESVQRASASRIGRPATAFSVRAGLGHLLSLDIGANHIHAVVTDLAGAVLGQRTARLPEDTGATERITLALATGDAVLSTLGLTRGSVWIVAVGSPGAIGRDGEVLHFGGTGLPDWVGLNLRERFEQEFDGAVLVEGDVALGARAELTVGAAQGHRDVVYLLCGVRTSAASIVDGKVHRGVHGAAGIVGEMPELRWSRLNERYGESVLGSPRPSREAIFEAARAGDRIALTAMEEFADDLATGAAAMILALDPELLVVGGGSAPGADVFLPRFIRTLGGICPLPPDVVVSSLGSEAVAMGGVSLASQHLDTVLQTAVRDVERFPDPAGALLLVKRDAAP; via the coding sequence ATGAACTCGCTCGGTGTGCTGCGCGCCCTGCTCCCGGAGCCACTCACCCTGCGGGAGTTGGCGAACGCGTCCGGGCTGTCTCGGACGGCCATCGACGCGATCGTGACGGACCTCGTCGAGATGGGCTGGCTCGAATCCGTCCAACGCGCCTCGGCGTCCCGGATCGGCCGACCGGCCACCGCCTTCAGCGTGCGGGCCGGACTCGGCCACCTCCTGTCACTCGACATCGGCGCGAACCACATCCACGCCGTCGTGACGGACCTCGCCGGTGCCGTCCTGGGCCAGCGCACGGCTCGCCTGCCCGAGGACACGGGCGCGACCGAGCGCATCACCCTGGCGCTGGCGACCGGCGATGCGGTGCTCAGCACCCTCGGCCTCACCCGCGGGTCGGTGTGGATCGTCGCCGTGGGCTCCCCGGGTGCGATCGGCCGAGACGGCGAGGTGCTGCACTTCGGCGGAACGGGGCTGCCGGACTGGGTCGGACTGAACCTGCGCGAGCGGTTCGAGCAGGAGTTCGACGGTGCCGTCCTGGTGGAGGGCGACGTCGCGCTCGGCGCCCGCGCGGAACTGACCGTCGGCGCAGCACAGGGCCACCGCGACGTCGTCTACCTCCTCTGCGGCGTGCGCACCAGCGCGGCCTCCATCGTCGACGGGAAGGTGCATCGCGGCGTGCACGGTGCGGCAGGGATCGTCGGCGAGATGCCCGAACTCCGGTGGTCCCGCTTGAACGAGCGGTACGGCGAGTCGGTCCTCGGTTCACCACGGCCGTCCCGCGAAGCGATCTTCGAGGCGGCTCGCGCCGGTGATCGGATCGCCCTGACGGCGATGGAGGAGTTCGCGGACGACCTGGCCACCGGCGCGGCGGCCATGATCCTGGCGCTCGATCCGGAACTCCTCGTTGTCGGAGGCGGCAGCGCTCCGGGCGCGGACGTCTTCCTGCCGCGCTTCATCCGCACCCTCGGCGGGATCTGCCCGCTGCCACCGGACGTGGTCGTCTCCTCGCTCGGTTCGGAGGCGGTGGCGATGGGTGGCGTCAGCCTGGCGTCCCAGCACCTCGACACCGTCCTGCAGACGGCCGTCCGAGATGTGGAGCGGTTCCCCGACCCGGCGGGAGCGCTGCTGCTCGTCAAGCGGGACGCGGCGCCCTGA
- a CDS encoding sugar phosphate isomerase/epimerase family protein has product MTRTNAKAEAHVNAQHPVSWTLSGFGDEIDADPTTQIAVLEALGASHIEVRSAWGVNIIDLDADQLARLGAQLERSGMGVSAIGSPIGKVDVALDAELEVARLSRAIAAAHALGTPNIRIFSFFRGEGVPVESTRDDVLVRMRLLADLAEREGVVLLHENEKDIYGDVPERILDLVESVGSPALRLAWDNANFVQVGVAPFDDGYAMLRPYLDYLQVKDAVAASGQVVPSGDGDGQLRETLTALRDDGYTGFASLEPHLADTHALGGFSGPASFGVAARAFRRLTDELGIELR; this is encoded by the coding sequence ATGACGAGAACGAACGCGAAGGCGGAAGCGCACGTGAATGCACAACACCCGGTGAGCTGGACCCTGTCGGGCTTCGGCGACGAGATCGACGCCGACCCGACGACGCAGATCGCCGTGCTCGAAGCGCTCGGTGCATCGCACATCGAGGTCCGGAGCGCGTGGGGCGTCAACATCATCGACCTCGACGCCGACCAGCTCGCGCGACTCGGTGCGCAGCTGGAGCGGTCGGGCATGGGTGTGTCCGCCATCGGCTCACCGATCGGCAAGGTCGACGTGGCCCTCGACGCCGAGCTGGAGGTCGCCCGCCTCTCGCGAGCGATCGCCGCTGCACACGCCCTCGGGACCCCGAACATCCGCATCTTCTCGTTCTTCCGCGGCGAGGGCGTCCCGGTGGAGAGCACCCGCGACGACGTCCTGGTCCGCATGCGCCTGCTCGCCGACCTGGCCGAGCGTGAGGGGGTCGTGCTGCTGCACGAGAACGAGAAGGACATCTACGGCGACGTCCCGGAGCGCATCCTCGACCTCGTCGAGTCGGTCGGATCACCGGCACTCCGTCTCGCCTGGGACAACGCGAACTTCGTCCAGGTGGGCGTCGCTCCGTTCGACGACGGCTACGCGATGCTGCGCCCCTACCTCGACTACCTGCAGGTCAAGGACGCGGTCGCCGCGAGCGGCCAGGTCGTGCCGTCCGGCGATGGTGACGGGCAACTGCGTGAGACGCTCACGGCGTTGCGCGACGACGGCTACACCGGTTTCGCCTCGCTCGAGCCGCACCTCGCCGACACCCACGCGCTCGGCGGCTTCTCCGGTCCCGCCTCGTTCGGCGTCGCCGCCCGGGCCTTCCGGAGGCTCACCGACGAGCTGGGGATCGAGCTGCGATGA
- a CDS encoding Gfo/Idh/MocA family protein: protein MSRGPAPVLRRVAVIGCGDIAALHLAAIGTVPGAQLVAVCDVDTGRLDAAMATTGVPGFTDLDRLFDEARPDVVHICTPHHLHADQAIRALERGISVILEKPLAHTREEAERLLAAAEHSRAKIAVCFQNRYNQPAERAKELLDSGELGAVLGASAVVPWHRTAAYYEDRPWRGRWATGGGGLLMNQAIHTIDLVQWLVGDPVEATGSIATRALAEVIEVEDTAELRIVHAGGATSTVYATVAGVANLPVTIDVVCERGTLSLGAELTARFADGRVETTVERVTASGARAYWGVSHERLIQDFYAGLDEPGAFWLHPAEARKAFDVIQDVYDAAIPERRSPVLAAQPGGR from the coding sequence ATGAGCCGCGGGCCAGCACCCGTCCTCCGCCGCGTCGCCGTGATCGGGTGCGGTGACATCGCAGCCCTCCACCTCGCGGCGATCGGAACGGTTCCCGGCGCGCAGCTCGTGGCGGTGTGCGACGTCGACACCGGCCGGCTCGATGCGGCGATGGCTACGACGGGTGTCCCGGGCTTCACCGACCTCGATCGACTGTTCGACGAGGCGCGACCCGACGTCGTGCACATCTGCACCCCGCACCACTTGCACGCCGACCAGGCGATCCGAGCGCTCGAGCGCGGGATCAGCGTCATCCTCGAGAAGCCCCTCGCCCACACGCGCGAGGAGGCCGAACGGCTCCTGGCCGCTGCGGAGCACAGTCGCGCGAAGATCGCGGTGTGCTTCCAGAACCGCTACAACCAGCCGGCGGAACGCGCCAAGGAACTCCTCGACTCGGGTGAGCTCGGCGCAGTGCTCGGCGCCTCGGCGGTCGTGCCGTGGCATCGGACGGCGGCCTACTACGAGGATCGCCCTTGGCGTGGTCGCTGGGCGACCGGCGGCGGCGGTCTCCTCATGAACCAGGCGATCCACACGATCGACCTCGTGCAGTGGTTGGTCGGCGACCCGGTCGAGGCGACGGGATCGATCGCCACCCGCGCGCTCGCCGAGGTGATCGAGGTCGAGGACACGGCCGAGCTCCGCATCGTGCACGCGGGAGGCGCGACGAGCACGGTCTACGCGACGGTCGCCGGGGTCGCGAACCTGCCCGTGACGATCGACGTCGTCTGCGAGCGGGGCACGCTGAGCCTCGGCGCCGAACTCACTGCCCGCTTCGCCGACGGGCGCGTCGAGACCACGGTCGAGCGCGTGACGGCCAGCGGAGCGCGTGCCTACTGGGGCGTCTCCCATGAACGGCTGATCCAGGACTTCTACGCGGGGCTCGACGAGCCGGGCGCCTTCTGGCTCCACCCCGCAGAAGCGCGGAAGGCGTTCGATGTGATCCAGGACGTCTACGACGCGGCGATCCCCGAGCGACGGTCGCCGGTCCTCGCCGCGCAGCCCGGCGGTCGCTGA
- a CDS encoding ferredoxin reductase, whose product MRRTGHVDVWKAATVVAATQLTPSGRSLILDAPGWGGNLAGQHADVRLTAPDGYQAVRSYSIASADAGDRIEIAVDRVPDGEVSPFLVDAIEVGDQVEVRGPLGGWFVWRPEDTEPVLLIGGGSGIVPLMAMVRAHEAAGSTSPFRLVYSVRSPQDAFFADELAAATGVEVTWIYTRRAPDGWARPAGRLVATDLQALEVTGGEAPSVFVCGPTGFVEAVADTLVAIGHDPARIKTERFGGS is encoded by the coding sequence GTGAGGCGCACAGGCCATGTCGACGTCTGGAAGGCGGCAACCGTGGTCGCGGCGACGCAGCTGACCCCGTCGGGGCGGAGCCTCATCCTCGACGCCCCCGGCTGGGGCGGGAACCTCGCCGGGCAGCACGCCGACGTCCGCCTCACCGCACCCGACGGCTACCAGGCGGTCCGCTCCTATTCGATCGCCTCGGCGGACGCCGGTGACCGCATCGAGATCGCCGTCGACCGGGTCCCCGACGGAGAGGTCTCCCCGTTCCTCGTCGACGCGATCGAGGTCGGCGACCAGGTCGAGGTGCGTGGACCATTGGGCGGCTGGTTCGTCTGGCGCCCCGAGGACACGGAGCCGGTCCTCCTGATCGGCGGTGGTTCCGGCATCGTGCCGCTCATGGCAATGGTGCGAGCGCACGAGGCGGCCGGGAGCACGTCGCCGTTCCGCCTCGTGTACTCGGTCCGCTCTCCGCAGGACGCCTTCTTCGCCGACGAGCTCGCTGCGGCGACCGGGGTCGAGGTCACCTGGATCTACACCCGGCGAGCACCCGACGGCTGGGCTCGTCCCGCCGGCCGTCTGGTCGCGACCGACCTGCAGGCGCTCGAGGTCACCGGCGGCGAGGCCCCTTCGGTGTTCGTCTGCGGACCGACCGGCTTCGTCGAGGCGGTCGCCGACACCCTGGTCGCGATCGGCCATGATCCCGCCCGCATCAAGACCGAGCGGTTCGGAGGCTCGTGA
- a CDS encoding HAD hydrolase-like protein, whose amino-acid sequence MTDLYLASTTVSFHRSWSCVLFDLDGTIVDSAPGIISRMKATLANVGAPVPSDESLLRWVGPPLLDSFRDFAGMDPLQSQLALTEYRRQVAIEGAEVGTAVFPGVAGLLARISEAGIPIGLATSKPESQANTILDHFGLSQYFTVVTGASEDEVRSSKADVVGEALRRLTAAGVDTSRTVLVGDRLHDIEGAAAHGIPTILVEWGYGSPAEATGALAVVHSIDALSNLITG is encoded by the coding sequence GTGACCGATCTCTACCTCGCCAGTACGACCGTGTCCTTCCACCGCAGCTGGTCCTGCGTGCTGTTCGACCTCGACGGCACGATCGTGGACTCGGCTCCCGGCATCATCTCCCGCATGAAGGCGACGCTGGCGAACGTCGGCGCCCCCGTCCCGTCCGACGAATCCCTGCTGCGCTGGGTCGGGCCGCCGCTGCTCGACTCCTTCCGCGACTTCGCGGGCATGGACCCGCTGCAGTCGCAGCTCGCCCTCACCGAGTACCGCCGCCAGGTCGCCATCGAGGGCGCCGAAGTCGGCACCGCGGTGTTCCCAGGCGTCGCCGGGTTGCTCGCGCGCATCTCCGAGGCCGGGATCCCGATCGGGCTCGCGACCTCGAAGCCCGAGTCACAGGCGAACACGATCCTCGACCACTTCGGTCTGAGCCAGTACTTCACCGTCGTCACCGGCGCCTCGGAGGACGAGGTGCGCAGCAGCAAGGCCGACGTCGTCGGCGAGGCCCTCCGGCGCCTCACCGCCGCCGGCGTCGACACGTCCCGCACCGTGCTCGTCGGCGACCGCCTCCACGACATCGAGGGCGCAGCGGCGCACGGAATTCCGACGATCCTCGTCGAGTGGGGCTACGGCTCGCCGGCGGAGGCCACCGGTGCCCTCGCCGTCGTCCACTCGATCGACGCGCTGTCGAACCTCATCACCGGCTGA
- a CDS encoding NAD(P)-binding domain-containing protein: protein MVNELPVIVIGAGPQGLAAAAHLVERDVPVRVLEAGPSAAAAVSEWGHVRLFSDWSELVDAASARLLAPTGWTAPTKGFPTGAQWINTYLAPLAEALGERVRFDARVVGVSRRGRDRLVDAGRAEQPFTVHVESADGAEYRLDARAVIDASGTWSSPNPAGADGLPALGERAASDLLSYRIPDFRNQTGFEGGHTVVVGSGHSAVTAVIALARVARRHPDTTITWVLRRGTVGNTFGGGDADELPARGALGVTASELVDSGLVNLVTGFRVERVARDGDRTVLVSEDGRELPAADRVIVLTGFRPDLSFLSELRIELDPSLQAPARIAAEVDPNLHSCGSVAATGARDLAQPEPDFYIVGAKSYGRAPTFLAMTGYEQVRSVVAALAGDHAAAKRVELVLPDTGVCGGTGLFDASGASPGGSCCAVPEQVLQIGRAPASV from the coding sequence ATGGTGAACGAGCTGCCCGTGATCGTGATCGGCGCGGGCCCGCAGGGCTTGGCAGCCGCAGCGCACCTGGTGGAGCGCGACGTTCCGGTGCGGGTGCTCGAGGCCGGCCCCTCGGCTGCCGCCGCGGTATCGGAGTGGGGCCACGTGCGGCTGTTCTCCGACTGGTCCGAGTTGGTCGACGCGGCATCCGCACGGCTGCTCGCCCCGACCGGTTGGACGGCCCCGACGAAGGGCTTCCCGACCGGAGCCCAGTGGATCAACACCTATCTCGCTCCACTCGCCGAGGCCCTGGGCGAGCGCGTGCGGTTCGACGCCCGTGTGGTCGGAGTGTCCCGGCGCGGTCGCGACCGACTCGTGGACGCTGGGCGCGCGGAACAACCGTTCACCGTGCATGTCGAATCGGCGGACGGGGCGGAGTATCGCTTGGATGCCCGAGCGGTCATCGACGCTTCCGGCACCTGGTCGTCACCGAACCCTGCCGGCGCCGACGGCCTGCCGGCGCTGGGAGAGCGGGCGGCGTCCGACCTGCTCAGCTACCGGATCCCCGACTTCCGGAACCAGACCGGGTTCGAGGGCGGGCACACCGTCGTGGTCGGCTCCGGACACTCAGCCGTCACGGCCGTCATCGCATTGGCCCGAGTCGCTCGCCGGCATCCGGACACCACGATCACCTGGGTGTTGCGCCGGGGCACGGTCGGGAACACCTTCGGCGGCGGCGACGCCGACGAGCTGCCCGCCCGCGGCGCCCTCGGCGTGACGGCGAGCGAACTCGTCGACAGCGGTCTGGTCAACCTGGTCACGGGGTTCCGGGTCGAGCGCGTGGCTCGCGACGGAGACCGGACCGTGCTGGTGTCGGAGGACGGCCGCGAGCTGCCCGCCGCTGATCGGGTGATCGTACTGACCGGATTCCGACCCGATCTGTCGTTCCTGTCAGAACTGCGGATCGAGCTGGACCCGTCGCTCCAGGCTCCGGCACGGATCGCGGCCGAGGTCGACCCGAACCTGCACTCGTGTGGCTCGGTCGCCGCGACCGGCGCACGGGATCTCGCGCAGCCGGAGCCGGACTTCTACATCGTGGGCGCGAAGTCCTACGGGCGCGCGCCGACCTTCCTCGCAATGACCGGCTACGAGCAGGTGCGCTCCGTCGTCGCCGCCCTGGCAGGGGACCACGCTGCGGCCAAACGGGTGGAACTCGTCCTCCCGGACACGGGTGTGTGTGGCGGGACCGGCCTGTTCGATGCGTCCGGTGCATCGCCCGGTGGTTCCTGTTGCGCCGTACCGGAGCAGGTGCTGCAGATCGGCCGCGCGCCCGCGTCCGTCTGA
- a CDS encoding aquaporin, with translation MKPPNPAPTPIRPHLSRRMLAEFIGTGLLVTIVVGSGIMAQRLSPDDAGLQLLQNSLTTALGLAVLILILGQVSGAHFNPVVSLADWWVNRGMAHGLPTLDLLPYLVAQIVGGAAGTVLAGAMFDTAPAFSTTDRASAGTLLGEVVATAGLILLIFALSRSGKGAVTAAAVGAYIGAAYWFTSSTSFANPAVTIARMFTDTFAGIAPASVGPFILAQVLGAAIGLGLVLVLYPTPARSTVGVPAPLPRATQS, from the coding sequence ATGAAGCCACCGAACCCCGCCCCCACCCCGATCCGACCGCATCTGTCGCGTCGGATGCTGGCCGAGTTCATCGGCACCGGACTCCTGGTGACGATCGTCGTCGGCTCCGGGATCATGGCGCAGCGGCTCTCCCCGGATGACGCCGGGCTGCAGCTGCTGCAGAACAGCCTGACGACCGCGCTCGGGCTCGCCGTGCTCATCCTCATCCTCGGCCAGGTCTCCGGCGCTCACTTCAACCCGGTCGTCTCGCTCGCGGACTGGTGGGTGAATCGCGGCATGGCGCACGGTCTGCCGACGCTGGACCTGCTGCCGTACCTGGTCGCGCAGATCGTCGGCGGGGCCGCTGGCACGGTGCTGGCTGGGGCGATGTTCGACACCGCACCAGCGTTCTCCACGACAGACCGGGCGAGCGCTGGGACGTTGCTCGGTGAGGTTGTCGCGACCGCGGGGCTCATTCTGCTGATCTTCGCCCTATCCCGCTCCGGGAAGGGTGCGGTGACGGCGGCCGCGGTGGGTGCGTACATCGGGGCCGCTTACTGGTTCACCAGCTCGACGTCGTTCGCGAACCCCGCGGTGACGATCGCCCGCATGTTCACCGACACCTTCGCCGGCATCGCCCCGGCCTCGGTCGGCCCATTCATCCTCGCGCAGGTCCTCGGCGCGGCCATCGGGCTCGGCCTGGTCCTCGTGCTCTACCCGACTCCCGCGCGCAGCACCGTCGGCGTCCCGGCTCCGCTCCCTCGTGCAACCCAGTCCTGA